In one Ornithinimicrobium pratense genomic region, the following are encoded:
- a CDS encoding cell wall-binding repeat-containing protein: protein MRYLQRTLILRLVASSLALTGLLSGVLGSGVTATASSAPQEVASVASALGTSGGRVHGGDRYATSAAISRHAFPQGADVVYLARGDEFADALAGGMLTDGPILLVRACGGVPRSVRAEIARLNPSQVVALGGPNAVCDASLAEAAAGRPASRLAGVNRYDTAVEISLRAWPEPNDADALYATSGHAYADAVAGGGLNDGPVLLVRPDGSYPTSVLAELGRISGPPVVGLGGTTVISDATLADMDWGTSQLPDRLHGSNRYDTAVTIAGRAYPEGPSTVYLARGDTLVDAVAAGGLADGPVLLVGPTCGALRTSVKTYLSLVAPQQVLALGGQGAVCDATVDAAVAAATSSPALPGMQISGGPSLTCGVTTDGETKCWGYNAGGGLGDGTLLDRPSPGPVLGLGPGTTSTIEAGGPSCALLSNGSVQCWGGNTEGSIPGAGAYTAVPVDIPRLGAGTTAHISLGQKHGCAISITGATRCWGSNSSSQLGVGLPKGSLYALPTLVPGFGPGTTRQIDAFYLGTCAVRLDSSAWCWGTNVGGRIGDGTRTERNLPTAVVGLGPGTTAHIATGTSHTCAVTTEGAAKCWGSSATGALGNGRLGPDVLTPDDVVGLGEGTTTMIDAGSAYACAVTTDGTAKCWGTNVYGKLGIGEGIDFQLAPHPVIGLTNNTNLIQTSTNTTCAITTSDELRCWGDNHLGQVGDGTTTDRRTPVPIPL, encoded by the coding sequence ATGAGGTACTTGCAGCGCACTCTCATTTTGCGCCTAGTGGCATCGTCCCTCGCGCTTACGGGCCTGCTGTCCGGGGTACTGGGATCGGGTGTTACGGCAACCGCATCGAGCGCACCTCAAGAAGTGGCTTCCGTCGCATCAGCCCTTGGGACGAGCGGGGGGCGGGTTCACGGTGGCGATCGGTACGCGACTTCTGCGGCGATCTCAAGGCACGCGTTCCCGCAGGGAGCCGATGTGGTGTACCTGGCCCGTGGGGATGAGTTTGCGGACGCCCTTGCTGGAGGGATGCTGACCGACGGCCCCATCCTCTTGGTGCGGGCCTGTGGTGGCGTTCCCAGGTCGGTGCGCGCCGAAATCGCTCGGCTGAATCCGTCGCAGGTCGTGGCTCTGGGTGGTCCTAACGCTGTCTGCGATGCCAGTTTGGCCGAGGCGGCCGCAGGGCGGCCCGCCAGTCGGCTCGCCGGGGTGAACCGTTACGACACCGCCGTCGAGATCTCTCTGCGGGCTTGGCCCGAGCCAAACGATGCGGACGCTCTGTACGCGACCAGCGGGCACGCCTACGCCGACGCCGTTGCCGGAGGCGGCCTCAACGATGGTCCGGTCTTGCTGGTTCGGCCGGACGGTTCCTACCCAACCTCTGTCCTGGCCGAGCTGGGCCGCATCTCGGGTCCTCCTGTAGTAGGGCTCGGTGGGACCACGGTCATTTCTGACGCCACGCTCGCCGATATGGACTGGGGCACCTCGCAGTTGCCTGACAGGTTGCACGGATCGAACCGCTACGACACTGCAGTCACCATCGCTGGCCGTGCCTATCCCGAGGGCCCCTCGACGGTGTACCTCGCCAGGGGCGACACCCTGGTAGACGCCGTCGCAGCCGGTGGGCTCGCTGACGGGCCGGTGTTGCTAGTCGGCCCGACCTGTGGTGCGCTGCGCACCAGCGTCAAGACGTACCTGTCCTTGGTGGCACCGCAGCAGGTGCTGGCCTTGGGCGGACAAGGAGCGGTCTGTGACGCGACAGTGGACGCGGCCGTCGCCGCGGCCACTTCTTCCCCGGCCTTGCCGGGTATGCAGATCAGTGGCGGGCCAAGCCTCACGTGCGGCGTGACCACCGACGGTGAGACGAAGTGCTGGGGCTACAACGCTGGCGGAGGCCTGGGGGACGGCACCCTCCTGGACCGTCCGAGCCCCGGACCTGTCCTTGGCCTAGGGCCGGGCACGACCAGTACCATCGAAGCTGGCGGCCCCTCGTGCGCCTTGCTGTCCAACGGCTCGGTCCAGTGTTGGGGCGGCAATACTGAGGGCAGTATCCCCGGGGCTGGCGCGTACACCGCTGTGCCGGTTGACATCCCACGGCTAGGTGCCGGCACGACTGCCCACATCAGCCTTGGTCAGAAGCACGGTTGTGCGATCAGCATCACCGGGGCCACCCGCTGCTGGGGATCGAACTCCTCCAGCCAGCTAGGAGTTGGGCTGCCGAAGGGCAGCCTGTACGCGTTGCCGACGCTCGTGCCCGGTTTCGGTCCCGGCACGACACGACAGATCGATGCCTTCTATCTCGGCACCTGTGCCGTACGCCTCGACAGCTCGGCGTGGTGCTGGGGCACCAACGTGGGCGGGAGGATCGGTGATGGCACCCGCACCGAGCGCAACCTGCCCACCGCAGTGGTCGGCCTGGGCCCAGGGACCACCGCCCATATCGCCACCGGCACGTCCCACACTTGCGCAGTGACCACCGAAGGCGCAGCGAAGTGCTGGGGTTCGTCGGCGACTGGTGCGCTGGGGAACGGGAGGTTGGGGCCTGATGTGCTGACCCCGGACGATGTCGTCGGTCTGGGTGAGGGGACCACCACCATGATCGACGCCGGCTCTGCGTACGCCTGTGCTGTCACCACCGACGGGACAGCGAAGTGCTGGGGCACCAACGTCTACGGGAAACTAGGCATCGGCGAGGGCATAGACTTCCAACTCGCGCCCCACCCAGTGATCGGTCTGACCAACAACACCAATCTCATCCAGACGAGCACAAACACGACCTGCGCCATTACCACCAGCGACGAACTCCGGTGCTGGGGCGACAACCACCTCGGCCAAGTCGGTGATGGAACGACTACCGACCGCCGCACCCCGGTGCCTATCCCCCTATGA
- a CDS encoding class I SAM-dependent methyltransferase produces MTSYNELGEVYEWLISDAKLGPVEFAASFDDVLGLLPSDAHVLDCSCGTGQLAVGLAGRGMEVVATDASDVMIRRAQELALEFEARVRTLRAAWEELPDHFDDGTFDVVFCVGNSLHHAEGAGGRLAALDSMARLLRRGGRLVLTSRTWERVRAKGSRLDIGDRLVRRNGRDAVVIYRWEIAPGWEDEHHIEIAIAQLDGGGSVIVRSELLSCWPYRYNELAAELRQVGLRAEMSTFNLEAENYTVAASKV; encoded by the coding sequence GTGACGAGTTACAACGAGCTTGGCGAGGTGTACGAGTGGCTCATCTCGGATGCCAAGCTCGGTCCGGTCGAGTTCGCCGCGTCTTTCGACGACGTCCTCGGTCTCCTCCCGTCGGACGCTCACGTCCTGGATTGTTCGTGCGGTACCGGGCAGTTGGCGGTTGGGCTCGCCGGTCGTGGCATGGAGGTTGTGGCTACTGACGCCAGCGACGTGATGATTCGTCGAGCGCAGGAGTTGGCCCTGGAGTTCGAGGCACGTGTCCGCACGCTGCGGGCGGCGTGGGAGGAGTTGCCCGACCATTTTGATGACGGCACCTTCGACGTGGTTTTCTGCGTCGGCAACTCACTGCACCATGCAGAGGGCGCGGGAGGCAGGCTTGCTGCTCTGGACTCGATGGCACGGCTTCTGCGCCGTGGCGGGCGTCTGGTACTCACCTCGCGCACCTGGGAACGCGTCAGGGCTAAAGGTTCCCGGCTGGACATCGGGGACCGGCTCGTCCGCCGAAACGGCCGCGACGCCGTCGTGATCTACCGGTGGGAGATAGCGCCGGGTTGGGAGGATGAGCATCACATCGAGATCGCGATCGCCCAGCTCGATGGGGGCGGGTCGGTCATCGTCCGTTCGGAACTGCTGTCGTGCTGGCCCTACCGATACAACGAACTCGCAGCCGAGTTGCGCCAGGTCGGGCTCCGCGCGGAAATGAGCACGTTCAACCTTGAGGCCGAGAACTACACGGTCGCGGCGAGCAAGGTGTAG
- a CDS encoding DUF5956 family protein, giving the protein MSGVDWARESEEAEFSRREWGSADVVESDDVMQIPGVQRGAPLGFEPLTESLLFCFLPAVWPDAARAWVRDTRARFSSMVCDDGPVQRMPWSTWTYLRTEAEANETLHECGLPPRPPGRVWLLRPPPALASLALTLQHLAKSASQDGILLYPHKAFAVHVARGVEQLFGPPG; this is encoded by the coding sequence ATGAGCGGCGTTGACTGGGCACGAGAGAGTGAAGAAGCTGAGTTCAGCCGCAGGGAGTGGGGCAGCGCCGACGTGGTGGAATCGGACGACGTGATGCAGATACCGGGCGTTCAGCGCGGCGCGCCCCTAGGTTTCGAGCCCCTGACCGAGAGTCTGCTCTTCTGCTTCTTGCCGGCTGTTTGGCCCGACGCCGCCCGAGCCTGGGTCCGGGATACTCGAGCACGCTTCTCCTCCATGGTCTGCGATGACGGCCCCGTCCAGCGCATGCCGTGGTCCACCTGGACCTATCTTCGGACCGAGGCAGAGGCCAATGAGACACTTCATGAATGCGGCCTGCCGCCACGGCCCCCCGGAAGAGTCTGGCTCCTAAGGCCCCCGCCCGCGTTGGCGTCCCTTGCCTTGACACTGCAGCATCTCGCAAAATCGGCTTCGCAGGACGGCATCCTCCTCTATCCGCACAAGGCGTTCGCCGTACACGTGGCTCGTGGAGTCGAACAACTTTTTGGGCCACCAGGGTGA